In Raphanus sativus cultivar WK10039 chromosome 5, ASM80110v3, whole genome shotgun sequence, the following proteins share a genomic window:
- the LOC108858500 gene encoding protein RGF1 INDUCIBLE TRANSCRIPTION FACTOR 1-like, giving the protein MIRTEEHAEDYISPPWLMPMLRGSYFIPCSIHADSNKNKCNLFCLDCAGIAFCSYCLVKHKDHRFVQIRRSSYHNVVRVNDIQKYIDIYGVQTYIINNANIMFLNERPQARVGKGVTSTCEICCRSLLDSVRFCSLGCKNGGMKRGDQSLTFSLRGKHGREYQGGSESDEATTPTKMRKTKDLNRLMSGLRSLSSGDECGFSFSPGTPPKYNHRNSSRRKGIPHRALF; this is encoded by the exons ATGATAAGAACAGAGGAACACGCAGAAGACTATATTAGCCCACCATGGCTAATGCCAATGCTACGAGGGAGCTACTTCATCCCTTGTTCGATCCACGCTGATTCCAACAAAAACAAATGCAACTTGTTCTGTCTGGACTGTGCTGGAATTGCCTTTTGCTCCTACTGTTTGGTCAAACATAAAGACCATCGTTTTGTTCAG ATAAGGAGATCTTCTTACCACAACGTGGTGAGAGTGAATGACATACAGAAGTACATAGATATCTATGGTGTTCAGACATATATCATCAACAACGCAAATATTATGTTCCTTAATGAAAGACCTCAGGCAAGAGTCGGAAAAGGTGTTACAAGCACTTGTGAGATATGTTGCAGAAGCCTTCTTGATTCTGTCCGCTTCTGCTCTCTCGGTTGCAAG AATGGGGGAATGAAGAGAGGAGATCAAAGTTTGACCTTCTCATTGAGAGGGAAGCATGGGAGAGAGTACCAAGGTGGGTCGGAATCAGATGAGGCTACTACACCGACTAAGATGCGTAAGACCAAGGATCTCAACCGTCTCATGAGTGGTCTGCGCTCGTTGAGCTCGGGGGACGAATGTGGTTTCAGCTTCTCTCCAGGAACACCGCCGAAATACAATCACCGGAACTCAAGCAGACGAAAAGGAATCCCTCACCGCGCTCTgttctaa
- the LOC108858501 gene encoding uncharacterized protein LOC108858501: MMKAAVEERLKVMGIGKNPQNKDNLSNVAAVQQPEPLSSPQPNTQQKSVYSPLFAETPGKDMGPSANFSKELDKERRMKRNLAKEFGTHAEDECANVLDFIYVSPAKATKAEDLRRRSTRNRTVKDEDVEDKKKYVQAEAVLKKKEKAAAKRKAVASVKQKQSALKKPIEAELMNEEQAELMNEEKAELKKQEDDNEKRKNINPPRANVKRCKVEDSGEGSEFAEDLPRRSMCNRTVKDEDAEDKKKVVQAEAVLNRKEKAAAKRKVAASAELKNQEADNEKRKNITPPRANVKGCKVDDSGEDSELAEVLADENEILPESPLESQELVRSAVVKEYLERTVKLSPQGFALSEGTSRPVFPYIGDNGTTCMRKNVEPSSAIYDLLAPVDPTLLDKLMQHISRVPPKPPAPAKKRVVRSAAHEGDFYSILILERPWPHSQYGWLFDNHISAYINVLIKRSMRDPTQFWTKRIAFIDPWFLSKWVDDYKQFKIKPNMMKFTGNGYENLVRGKLPVNFQRNLKWYEHVDHLYGCLPTGGNHWVAFHVDLKKEKVNCYDSIIGVVTAKSEKNMLDSFKLVTLMLPEILNKNIPPNLRTPSRKKFAFRRRSRRFTPQNTQTDDCGVYALKFVECLALGVSFDGINDENIQGLRLKMAAEILDEGGNTA, from the exons ATGATGAAAGCTGCAGTGGAGGAGCGTCTCAAAGTTATGGGGATAGGAAAAAATCCCCAAAACAAAGATAACCTCTCAAACGTCGCCGCCGTACAACAGCCTGAACCGTTGTCATCACCGCAGCCTAATACCCAGCAGAAGTCTGTCTATAGTCCACTGTTTGCTGAAACCCCTGGAAAAGATATGGGACCTAGTGCCAATTTTTCCAAGGAGCTTGATAAGGAGAGAAGGATGAAAAGAAATTTGGCTAAAGAGTTTGGAACACATGCTGAAGATGAGTGTGCTAATGTTCTTGACTTTATATATGTTTCTCCTGCAAAGGCAACTAAGGCTGAAGACTTACGTCGCCGCTCCACGCGCAACCGTACTGTAAAGGATGAGGATgtagaagataagaaaaaatatgtGCAAGCAGAGGCTGTgttaaagaagaaggagaaagctGCCGCTAAAAGAAAAGCGGTTGCCTCAGTGAAGCAAAAACAGTCTGCGTTAAAGAAACCAATAGAGGCTGAGttaatgaatgaagaacaggCTGAGTTAATGAATGAAGAAAAGgctgagttaaagaaacaaGAAGACGATAATGAGAAAAGAAAGAATATAAATCCACCGCGTGCCAATGTAAAAAGATGCAAGGTTGAAGATTCTGGAGAGGGCAGTGAATTTGCTGAAGACTTACCTCGTCGCTCCATGTGCAACCGTACTGTAAAGGATGAGGATGCAGAAGATAAGAAAAAAGTTGTGCAGGCAGAGGCTGTGTTGAATAGGAAGGAGAAAGCTGCCGCTAAGAGAAAAGTGGCTGCCTCA gCTGAGTTAAAGAATCAAGAAGCCGATAATGAGAAGAGAAAGAATATAACTCCACCGCGTGCCAATGTAAAAGGATGCAAGGTTGACGATTCTGGAGAGGACAGTGAATTAGCTGAAGTTCTTGCGGACGAGAATGAAATCTTGCCGGAGTCGCCTTTGGAGAGTCAGGAATTGGTTAGGTCTGCTGTGGTAAAGGAATATCTGGAGAGAACGGTTAAATTATCTCCACAAGGGTTTGCATTGTCTGAAGGTACTTCAAGACCAGTTTTTCCGTACATTGGAGACAATGGAACGACGTGCATGAGGAAGAATGTTGAGCCTTCATCAGCAATATATGACCTTCTAGCACCTGTTGATCCGACCTTATTGGATAAACTTATGCAACACATCTCCAGAGTTCCACCCAAACCACCAGCACCAGCAAAGAAAAGAGTTGTAAGATCCGCCGCTCATGAGGGTGACTTCTACAGCATACTCATCCTTGAAAGACCGTGGCCGCATAGCCAATATGGATGGTTATTTGATAAT CATATCTCTGCGTATATTAATGTCCTCATTAAGAGGTCCATGAGAGATCCCACCCAATTCTGGACCAAGCGCATTGCCTTCATTGATCCTTGGTTCTTGAGTAAGTGGGTTGACGATTACAAGCAGTTCAAGATAAAACCTAATATGATGAAGTTCACAGGGAATGGTTATGAAAATCTTGTACGAGGTAAGCTTCCCGTTAACTTTCAAAGAAACTTGAAGTGGTATGAACACGTGGATCACTTGTACGGATGTCTTCCAACCGGCGGAAACCACTGGGTGGCTTTTCACGTGGATctgaagaaggagaaggttAATTGCTATGATTCAATCATTGGAGTGGTAACAGCCAAAAGTGAGAAGAATATGCTTGATTCATTTAAACTGGTAACGCTCATGCTTCCCGAGATTTTGAATAAAAACATTCCTCCCAATCTCCGAACCCCGAGTAGGAAGAAGTTCGCATTCAGGAGGAGGAGCAGAAGGTTCACTCCACAAAACACCCAGACTGACGATTGTGGGGTGTATGCGTTGAAGTTTGTGGAGTGTCTAGCGCTTGGTGTAAGTTTTGATGGGATAAATGATGAAAATATTCAAGGTTTACGGTTGAAGATGGCGGCAGAGATCCTCGATGAAGGAGGAAACACGGCGTAG